The DNA window ttgatgacctatattgagtaaaacatgcttgaaactagaatatcgactgttgcaaagctgtgtcatcaagtatgaaactacttttttaaagtaatactttcttatttcaagtatgaaaaaaacaaaatcatgactttgacacaattgtgtctcataattaaaacagatgacagctaaATGGACTTTGCTTTTTTGTTTtctatgaaacaatagaacatacgtaccgtattttccacattataaggcgcacattcattgaatggcctattttaaaactttgttcatatataaggcgcaccggattataaggcgcaccttcaatgaatggcctattttaaaactttgttcatatataaggcgcaccgcattataaggcgcatagaatagacgctacagtagaggctggggtctttttggggtctttacacaaacacacaaatgtaaataaaacggcacgcctcgcgcagtcatatatcccagcatgcaccacgcgcttcttctacgggggaaaatgaagtcggcggctgcttaccgtagttgcgagacctattgtggctcaatattggtccatatataaggcgcacctgattataaggagcactgtcagcttttgagaaaattggaggtttatagtgcggaaaatacggtactcctatagtagtacagttattagtgagaatgtacttattttaaggtaccgTAGTTTTGGttttattgaggttagctaattttacttgtttgggaaagtcttgacggcttcacggtggcagaggggttagtgcatctgcctcacaatacgaaggtcctgggttcaatcccgggctcgggatctttctgtgtggagtttgcatgttctccccgtgactgcgtgggttccctccgggtactccggcttcctcccacttccaaagacatgcaccaggggataagttgattggcaacactaaattggccctagtgtgtgaatgtgagtgtgaatgttgtctgtctatctgtgttggccctgcgatgaggtggcgacttgtccagggtgtaccccgccttccgcccgattgtagctgagataggctccagcgccccccgcgaccccaaagggaataagcggtagaaaatggatggatggatggaaagtcttgacaagccaaattttcttgttttattggcagataattttgcttagttcaaataaaatacccctaatttttgtatttttttttttcttgtttttgaacactgactttttgcagtgtagtatagGAAGAATGAATGGGTGGAGGTGATGATTGTGTTGCTTACGTAGGTCGGCAGCGTATGGTTGGGCGCACACACCAGCCTGGTCTTATTCCTCTCGTCTTTGTCTTCCCGCACGTCTCTGAAGATCAACGAGGGCAGGGCGATGGCGGCCACCAGCAGCCACATTCCCAGTATGACGCGCCTTACCACCTTCCGACTGACCCTGGCCGACAACTTCTTGGGCAAGATCACCACCACCAGCCGGTGCACGCTCATCAGGGTGATGAGGAAGATGGAGGCGTACATGTTGACGTTGCACAGGTAGAAGAGGCCCTTGCACATGGCCGTGCCGAACACCCACGACTGCTTGGCCAGGTAGACGATGAAGAAGACCGTGAGCGCCATGAGGAAGCCGTCGGCGCACGCCAGGTTGAGGATGAGCAAGGTGGTGACGGAGCGGCGGCGAGCGCGGGCCAGGATGCTCCACACGATGAAGAGGTTGCCGGGCACACCCAGCAGAAAGACCAGGCCCAGGATGAGGGCGCCCGCCGTGGTGGTGAAGTCGTTGCTCACTACGCTGTCGTCCTCCAGACTCTTGTCTCCGTCCGTCGAGCTCCTGAGGGTGTCGCTCATGTTGAACATGCTAGAACGAGAGTCATCCCATCCAAGGTAAGGAGGACATCTTTAAAACTCACTATTTGCTTAACCCAGGGGTGTTCAAGGGCcgaatcaggcccgcgaacaggttttatccggccctcgGGAtacgtttgctaagtataaaaatgtacctgaaattttggaatgaaagaaactgctgttctaaatgtgtccactagatgtcataatagcaattctttgtatctttgtagatgatgctccaTATGTACAACATAAACCACATGAGTTAAGGAAAATGAtctaactacataaataacatactttgatttgattttaatatttttttttatcttgatagattgaaaattaacaccaatgagttgactgatgaacattatcacataatttattcagagaattttaaataacgacaaataaagatagaatactattaaccgcaacatgtaaacgtaaaaaaaaaaacatgatttgtacactgcaaaaactgaaatctaagtaagattaaatatctcaaataagggtgatatttgcttattttctgtctgataatataattcttctcactaagcagattttatgttagtgttttacttgttttaagtgttttggtcctaaatgatctcagtaagatattacagcttgttgctgagattttacgaCCTAccgtatattgagtaaaacatgcttgaaactagaatatcaactgatgcaaagctgtcatcaacactcacaagtataaaactacttttttaaagtaataatttcttacttcaagcatgaaaaaaaaaatcatgattttgacataattgtgtctcataattaaaacatgacagccaaatggactttgctgttttattttcaatgaagcaatagaaaatacgtactctcatagtagtacagttgttattagtaagaatatacttattttaaggtattttggggttcattgaggaccgcaatgtcccttttgggacagaggaccctattgcagttgtaaggttttattctttattattattagatttacttgttttggaaagccaaattttcttgttctattggcagatgattttgcttagttcaaataaaatacccctaatttttgttttgtttttcttgtttttgaacactgtctttttgcagtgtagggactagggttgtccctataccaatattttggtaccagtaccaaaatgtatttagatacttttctaaataaatgtgaccacaaaaaatggcattataggctttattttgactaaaaattaaacatatgtttcttattgcaattttgtccttaaataaaatagtgaacatacgagacggtattttttagaggcggtatagtaccgaatatgattcattagtatcgtggtactatactagtaccaataGATCGTACAACCTTAGTAGGGACTGATAATAAGGTCATATCAGTACAGTACAGTGGATACTATTAATTGGAACATGATCTGCTGTAGGAAGGTTTTTACCTTTTAATTTGTTGGTATTTGGATTCATTTACCCCATTAGAAATAAGGAAAATAAAATGTAGACCACATGACATCTATTAAGGGGCTGATCCAAAAGAAGGCATTTTGTTCCCATTACACGGGTTCTCAAACAAAGTTTGTCTGGTTGGAAATTCATTTAGAAAAAGGTAACGACACTCTAGCAAACTGTTCCGCCGATAAAGGTGCATAAACAGCCTGACGCTGCTGCGCAAATATTCCCACAGAGCCTGCAGCTCGGCGTGCTATAACACGTCTCAGCAGCACTACCCGTTTGTCTTTAAATTCAACTAGAACGACTCTGCACAACCTGAACAAGTCGGTGCTATAAAACAGAATCATTGCCTTAGAGTGTACTATagccgtgtttttcaaccttttttgagctaaggcacaatattttaattgaaaaaatccagaggcacactaccagcagaaatcattaaaaaatgaaactcagcagccgatattgactataaaaagtcgttgtcacaattgttggatatgactttaaaccataaccaagcatgcatcaatatagctcttgtctcaaagtaggtgtactgtcaccacctgtcacatcacgccctgacttatattgagtttgttgctgttttcctgtgtgtagtgttttagttcttgtcttgcgcttctattttggtggctttttgtcttttttttggtattttaccGTAGCAGTTTctggtcttcctttgagcgatatttcccgcatttactttgttttaccaatcaagaatatttcagtttttatccttctttgtggggacattgttgactgtcatgtcatgttgggatgtacattgtggacgctgtctttgctccacagtaagtctttgctgtcgtccagcattctgtttttgtttactttgtagccagttcagttttagtttcgttctgcatagccttccctaagcttcaatgccttttcttaggggcactcaccttttgtttatttttgagttAAGCATTaggtacctttttacctgcacactgcctcccgctgtttccgacgtctacaaagcaattagctaccggctgccacctactgatatggaagagtattacacggttactctgccgagctctagacagcaccgacactcaacaacggcacaataTTTgccgattataattactggtttgcaaaaatatttttaacccaaataggtggaatgacatcatctcccacggcacatcagactgtatctcacggcacactagagtggttgaaaaacaccgctgtAGAGGATgttggttctccggaatatacaaaataggaCTAATGGTGACGGGTGAAGTCCCCCACCCACCTccatccttagctttctggaactgTGACATCTAAACAATGAAATAATATCCCTGCTGTAAAGTGTTTTATTAATCGAACAACATAATCGATAGATTAGTCAATTTCGAAAATGAATAATCGCCGCAGCCCTACTct is part of the Nerophis lumbriciformis linkage group LG19, RoL_Nlum_v2.1, whole genome shotgun sequence genome and encodes:
- the LOC133618538 gene encoding leukotriene B4 receptor 1-like yields the protein MFNMSDTLRSSTDGDKSLEDDSVVSNDFTTTAGALILGLVFLLGVPGNLFIVWSILARARRRSVTTLLILNLACADGFLMALTVFFIVYLAKQSWVFGTAMCKGLFYLCNVNMYASIFLITLMSVHRLVVVILPKKLSARVSRKVVRRVILGMWLLVAAIALPSLIFRDVREDKDERNKTRLVCAPNHTLPTYVRFQYSFETVAGFILPYTVIIISYVLILRRLRETRFRRKVRSENLILAIVVMFCLFWLPYHVINMIQVAAEWYKPGSNTRESLERIYQTSRAITSALAFISSCANPVLYTFAGKSYIKKNGLGFMARLFEGTSMDQTVKKNRGADKGNINLSNVDSNTSGGQNGR